Proteins found in one Sorghum bicolor cultivar BTx623 chromosome 1, Sorghum_bicolor_NCBIv3, whole genome shotgun sequence genomic segment:
- the LOC8065696 gene encoding uncharacterized protein LOC8065696, with product MPKPHYAASSPPHPPPQQPPLLPLALVPPRQCPLAAALLALLSLLLATALWLLLVLSPSQGAPPTAASEHSALSDARAAAAAAAGPGAASPLSLGHIVFGIAGSAHLWPRRREYVRLWWDPAAMRGNVWLDAGAPAAPGPSAPWEGALPPIRVSEDTSRFRYTNPTGHPSGLRIARIAAEAVRLVGGGAGARWLVLVDDDTVLCADNLVAVLSKYDWREMVYVGAPSESHSANTYFSHSMAFGGGGVALSFPLAAALAQTLDVCIERYPKLYGSDDRLHACITELGVPLSREYGFHQWDIRGNAHGLLASHPIAPFISIHHVELVDPIYPGLNSLESLELFTKAMKMEPMSFLQRSLCYDQSQKLTFAISLGYVVEVYPNVLLPRDLERSQRTYIAYNRMSQRNEFDFDTRDVQKSLCKKPILFFLKDVWKDGNITRGSYARSSARDDLKRKVFCFRSPPLPDIDEIQVSSSPLSKRWHLAPRRLCSALKGSIDGTLFMFVRQCGRGTFGSASDSL from the exons ATGCCCAAGCCCCACTACGCCGCTTCCTCACCTCCGCATCCGCCGCCTCAGCAGCCGCCGCTCCTCCCGCTTGCGCTCGTCCCGCCGCGGCAGTGCCCGCTTGCCGCGGCCCTGCTGGCGCTGCTCTCGCTGCTGCTCGCCACCGCGCTCTGGCTCCTCCTCGTGCTCTCCCCGTCCCAGGGGGCGCCCCCCACCGCCGCATCCGAGCACTCGGCGCTGTCGGATGCGCGCGCCGCGGCTGCCGCGGCCGCGGGCCCCGGCGCTGCCTCGCCTCTCTCGCTCGGCCACATCGTCTTCGGCATCGCCGGGTCGGCGCATCTCTGGCCGCGCCGCCGCGAGTACGTCCGCCTGTGGTGGGACCCCGCCGCGATGCGCGGCAACGTCTGGCTCGACGCGGGCGCGCCTGCCGCGCCGGGGCCTAGCGCCCCCTGGGAGGGCGCCCTCCCGCCGATCCGGGTGTCCGAGGACACCTCGCGGTTCAGGTACACCAACCCCACGGGCCACCCGTCGGGGCTCCGGATCGCGCGCATCGCCGCTGAGGCCGTGCGCCTCGTCGGCGGAGGGGCGGGCGCGCGGTGGCTCGTGCTTGTCGACGACGACACCGTGCTGTGCGCCGACAACCTGGTCGCCGTGCTCAGCAAGTACGACTGGAGGGAGATGGTGTACGTCGGGGCGCCGTCCGAGAGCCACTCCGCCAACACCTACTTCAGCCATAGCATGGCTTTCGGGGGTGGCGGCGTCGCGCTCAGCTTCCCACTCGCCGCTGCACTCGCGCAGACGCTCGACGTGTGCATCGAGAGGTACCCCAAGCTGTATGGAAGTGACGATCGCCTCCATGCCTGCATTACGGAGCTCGGCGTGCCCCTGTCCCGCGAGTACGGATTCCACCAG TGGGATATCAGAGGCAATGCTCATGGGTTATTGGCATCTCATCCAATTGCTCCTTTCATCAGTATCCATCATGTGGAGCTCGTGGACCCCATATACCCTGGATTGAACTCTCTTGAGAGTCTGGAGCTCTTTACGAAGGCTATGAAAATGGAACCCATGAGCTTCCTGCAGCGTTCACTTTGTTATGATCAAAGCCAAAAGCTTACATTTGCTATCTCGTTGGGCTATGTTGTTGAAGTATACCCCAATGTTCTTCTTCCTCGTGATTTGGAGCGATCACAACGCACTTACATTGCTTATAATAGGATGAGTCAGAGAAATGAATTTGATTTTGACACTAGAGATGTTCAGAAGTCTTTGTGCAAGAAGCCAATCTTATTTTTCTTGAAGGATGTCTGGAAGGATGGAAACATAACTAGGGGATCTTACGCACGATCAAGTGCTAGGGATGACCTCAAAAGAAAGGTGTTTTGCTTCCGGTCACCCCCTTTACCTGACATAGATGAGATCCAAGTTTCTTCGTCTCCATTAAGCAAGCGCTGGCATCTG GCACCAAGAAGGTTGTGCAGTGCACTCAAAGGATCTATTGATGGTACTCTATTTATGTTTGTTCGGCAATGTGGACGTGGGACTTTTGGCTCAGCTTCTGATTCCTTATGA